The following is a genomic window from Chryseobacterium sp. StRB126.
AATAAAAAACAGAAAAGCAATACAATAAAAATACGGCTTTTCTTTAGGATTTAATATGCGGTATTTAACAGCTCCTAACACTATAACGGTAAGAAGCAACCCGTAGTTTAGGAATAAAATCGTCTTATAAAGATCTGCCATTCCTTTTATTTATTATTTTAAAATTCACCATCCATCCCTGGTATGCGGCAGATAGGTGGACATGGTTTTGCCCAGTCATAGGTATTGGACATCATCTGAGCACGTTCTGCATTCTGAAGATTTTCACGGAAGGAGATAAAAATAAGGGTTACCAACATTTTTCCGTACACATCGTTATATTTAAGTCCGAAAGAACATTTAATTTCCTTCAAACCTTCATCTAAAAGGCATAAATCTGCCGTAGGAACATAGAATCTTTTAAAAATTCCTATCCCTTTGGATTCATTACATTCTTTGTAAAACCAATCCATCCCTGATTCTCTCCAGCTTTCAATAGCTTCTATCGCTTTATCCTGCTCAAGAATGGGCTTATTGGATATAGGAAAAGCCATATCTGTATTTTTCTCTATTTTTTCAAGTCCTTTGGAAAGAATGGTATTTTTAACAATAGTATATTCTTGTACCTCCTGAAGTTTTACGTCACTTGCCAATTCGGAAAGAAAGCAATAAGGATATTCTCTTTGATCTATTCGGTCTCCCTTTTCATTCATAGGATAAAAAATAAGGATCAGTTGATTTTTCCATATTCCCATTGTAGCACAGAATTCAGGATATTCCTTATAGCTTTTCATCCATTCAAGCGGGCCATCAGAAACAGTAAAGACATACGTAGTAGGAATTAATTCTTTGATTCTTGAATAATTAGAACGACAAAGGCTCCATTCGTCTGCAGCAATTCTGCATTCTTCTACAGGAAGTAAATAGTCTACGATGTTTAACGTTGTCATAAGCATGGTTTTTAGTTGTATAAAATTATATAAACTAAACATGCTGTGCAAGTAGGAATTTAATTAATAATTCCGCACTGTAATATGATAACAGCTCTGTTGTCTTTCTTTTATGTAATAAATTCTACCAGCATCTACATAACGCTTTAAAACCTTCTCCAAAGCCGCTTCCATTTTCGGATTATTTTTAAGAACATTATTGAATCGTACGTAAGAAATATCGAAGGAATTTCCGTAGTTGTGAGAGCTTATTCCCAAAGCTGCATTAGAATTCACTCTTCTTAACCTGCATTGATCTTCCAGTGTTCGGGTTATGGATGAAACAGTAAATGTAGCTCCTTTTGTTGCCTTACTGAATTTGGAGCCGATATTTTCCAATGTGGTTTTCGCTTTAGAGACCATATAGGCTTTGCTGTAATCAAGTTTCTGAATCTGATATCCTTTTCCGGATTTCTTAATTTTATGAAACTTTCCTTTATCAATATACTTTTGTACCATTTTAAAATCCTTCAGTAAGTGTACTCCAAAACTTTTAGAAGCATCCAGATGGGGTTTGTAAAGCGGAGTAGCCTCAACCTTTAAAACAGTTGTAAGATCATAGCAGGGAAGGTTTTTTTTTGCCGCCTGCGAATAATGTAAACTATACATAAAAGGTACAAAGACCACACAAAGAAACTTTCTCATTAACCACCACTTTAAATTACTACGGAAGGATAAAACAATTATGTTAGCTCATTCAACAATAACCATCATAGTATCCCAACAAATCCCAAACAAACATCAAACCAATTTGTTTAATTTACAATTTTTGTTCCTCTAATTTTGTTGTTTTTTTTCAGTTTTAACTTTTTACTTTAAGATATAAATTCTACATTTGAGTTACATTTTAAAAATAAACAATATGATAAAAAAACTTTTTGCTGAATTTTTCGGCACATTTTGGCTTGTTTTCGGGGGTTGCGGGAGCGCTGTTTTTGCAGCGGGTGTTCCTGATATCGGCATCGGACTTTTAGGGGTTGCTCTAGCTTTCGGTCTTACTGTTCTTACGATGGCTTATGCCGTGGGACATATTTCCGGTGGTCACTTCAACCCTGCAGTTTCTTTCGGGCTTTTAGCAGGGGGAAGATTTTCTGCAAAAGACCTTATCCCTTACATTGTGGCACAGTGTCTTGGAGCAATTGTTGCTGCAGGATGTCTATACACAATCCTTAACGGAGCCGGAGCTGTAGATTTCTCAGCACCGGGAGCATTTGCTACCAATTTCTATGGAGAAGCAGTGTACAACGGAAAAGCCTTCAGTATGGGAGCAGCATTCCTTGCAGAGTTTTTATTAACAGCTTTCTTCCTTATCGTTATTATGGGCGCTACGGATAAATGGACTAATGGTAAGTTTGCAGGGATCGCTATTGGTCTTGCCCTTACTTTGATTCACCTGATCTCAATCCCAATTACAAATACCTCTGTAAACCCTGCAAGATCCCTTTCGCAGGCCGTTTTCACAGGCGGATTGGCTATGTCACAGCTTTGGCTGTTCTGGGTAGCTCCAATTCTTGGAGGAATTGTAGGTGGATTAATCTACAAATTCTTACTTCAGAGAGATACTGCAGAAGTAGCTGACTAATTAATTTTAGAATTACATATAACTATAAAATCCTGTCTGATGACAGGATTTTTTGTTTTATAAGGTAGTTTTTTAAACGCAAAGTTTTATGATGAGGGAGTATTATTTTTAGGAGGCAAAGAAGTGCGCCTTTGTCGCTGATGAAGTAAGTGATTTAGCTATGTGCTAAAAGAAGACATGATACTTTTACTTTTTATTTTTAAGATCAAAAGGATTTTTGAAAATAAGCTCTTCATGCTTTCCTTTGATTTCCATTTTACGTTGAAGCAGATTTAAAGCCATTTTTCTGATGAAAAGATCTTTATCATTCAGTTTCCAATAAGAATCTTCGTGAAGCCTTTTTGGGGAACGGATAAGATAGAATTCTGTGTCCCAGGTATCTGCATTATGATAAAACTCAATGATTCCGCAATGCTCCGGAATGAGATTAGAATCTACCATTCCCATTGGCAATAGAAAACTGAAAGCATTACATACATAGTCTCCACAGGAAATTTTATCATGTTTCAGAAATTTTTCTCCTGTATCTTTATTAAAATATGATTTTTTGAAGTCGTTTTTAAAGTCACTTTTTGAAAGCTTGATCTCAATTTCATGGCTCATTCCTTCCGCATCAATAATAAGCATATCCGCTTCCCAATCAGCCTGAAAATAGTTAGTCAGTACGAGTTCTTTTTCAAAATCGCAATGGGTATGAATGTATGCGTGAACAAGTTCTTCTATTTTAAGCATAATCTTAGTTTAGATTGAAGCCATTCAGACATGAGATATGAGACACTTTTCAACAAACAAAATTCAATATTATGAATCCCGAAACTATCTTTGGTTAGCTCACTAACAAACTGCAGCCTCTGATATCAGAGTGGTCTATTCTTCCCAACACCTGAAATTTATCGCCTATTATTTTTCCCAAATCCTGAGTTGCAATGAAAGAGCAAGAATGAGTATTGGCTAAATCGATGATATTAATAGCTCCTGTTCTGCCTTCTTTTTCATAAGAGAAAGGATCTTCAGCATTTCTGATCTTAATTCTCATCCAATTAGGACACTGATATTCATTGTTTCCAAGGGAATAAGCTTGAGATAACAACTCTGTCATTGAATATTCTGAGTAAATCTTATCTGTTTTGAAGCCTTCCTGCAAAATTTTCAACAGTTCGTCTTTTGTCATTTCTTCTTTTCGGCCTTTCATTCCACCGGTTTCAATGACGATTAGGTTTTCAAGAATACTTAGAGATTCTTTGCTATGTTCAGAATGACAATAATCTAAGAAGTCTAATAAAGCAAAGGAAACTCCGAAAAGAATTACTTTTTTATCCTGTAGCCGGTTCAAAAGATTGAAAAGATCAGAATGATTATAAAGGAAATACCCGTTTTCAGGTTTTGCTGATTTTTTCATCAGATAATCTACCATGTAGATCAATGATGAATTCTGTTTTTCCAGATAACTTGGTAATAACCCAAGGAAAATAAAATCTTCAGGCTTTCCGATGAATTGTTCAAAACTTTTATAAATACTTTCTTCATATAAATCTGTATTGGCAATGAAGTGCTTTGAAAGATTCATCTGTGTGGTTCCGGAACTTTGAAAAAAGAGGTCCGTAGTCACATTTTTATCCAGAATCTGATGGTTTTTAAACATTTCAATCGGAAGAAAAGGAATTTCCGATAAATTGTTAACCTCATCCGGATTGATGTTCAGATAATCTACAAATTTTCTATATATCTCAACATTTTCATACTGATAACGAAATGTTTTCAATGATACATCCAGGAAATCCTGTTCGGTTTGTATGTTGAATATATTTTTCGGTTCCATAATTTTTTCAATCGTCTTATTACTTCTGCTTAAAGCAATTATTTGGACAAAATATTTTTATTTAATGTTTTTTTAATATCAAAATTTGACTTTGGTAAACTTCTTGCAATTACTTAATCGGAATATGGATTAAAAACAGAATGAGTCCCCCACTCATTCTCAAATTACCTCTTTTTAGGGGTAATTTTTTTGTTTTTATTACTCGAAAGCCTTCAGTTCAAAGTCTTTTTCAAAAACGCCATAGGTAAAATAGGAAATCCAGTCTCCAAGATTGATGTATTTTGAATTTCGTTCTAAATCCAATACCATAGGAAGATGACGGTGCCCGTATACGAAATAATCAATTTTCTCCGTCTTCAGCTTTTCTTTGGAATAAATAATGAGAAACTCTTTATCTTCTCCTAAGAATGCTTTGTCTTCTTCTCCTGAGATCATTTTATTCTTCTGGGAAAGATACAAAGCAACTTTCATCGCTATATCAGGGTGAAGCCACTTGAAAAACCATTGTGCTATCGGATTGGTAAAGACTTTTTTCATTCTTTTGTATCCTTTATCACCAGGTCCCAAACCATCTCCATGGGCCAACAAGAACTGTTTTCCGCCCATTTCAAAATACTGTTTCTGGTAAAAAACGGTACAACCAATTTCTTCTTCAAGATAATCTTTCATCCAAAGGTCATGGTTTCCCACAAAAAAATAAATATGGATTCCTCGATCTTTGAGTTCTGCAATTTTCCCTAAAACACGGACATATCCTTTGGGCACTACATGTTTCCATTCATGCCAGAAGTCAAAAAGGTCACCCATTAAAAATAAAACCTGTGCATCTTCTTTAATCTGATCCATCCATCGTATAAATCTTTCTTCACGTACCTTACTTTCTTTAGGAGTAGGTGCACCGAAATGCTGATCTGAAGCAAAGTATACTTTTTTTCCAGGTTCTAAATTAATTGTTGTTTTTAACACCTTGTGAGCTTTATGGGATAATAATTATTGATTGTCTTCTGCAAACCATTCTCCATAAGAGTTTTCAGTCTCATGAAGTTTAAGATAAGCCAGAGAAATTCCTTCCGGAAGTCTTGATTTTATTTTGGCAGCAATGGCATACAGCATATTTTCACAGGTTGGCTGGAAGCTGCAGTAGATTACCTTATGCCCTTTCTGTTCAAGATCATCACCCAACTCTTTATGAGGAGTAAGTGCATTTAAAAGCACTGCATGATCCCAAACATCTACGATCTCAGATTTTACGATACTTTTGATATCTCCGAAATCAACTACCATCCCATTTTTAGGGTTATCAATATCATTAATCGGTTTTCCTTTCACTGTTACAAACAGTTTATAGGAATGTCCATGCATATTTTTACATTTCCCATCGTAGTTGTACAGTACGTGGGCTGTTTCGAATGTAAAAATTTTTGTAATACGTATCATACTGCAAAGATATGACAAAACCGCTTAACAAAGAAAAGACGGTCTCTATTACAATGATTTTCAAATATAGTTCTCATCAATTTCCCCGGCTAATCCCTCCAGCCAATTGCCCTCCAGCCTTTTTATTTTCTTCGTTTCCGTATCAAACAGAATCCAAAGGGTGCTTGAATCCACAACCAGTTCATCATGACAATAGAACTCTACTTTTCTCGGCTGCTTAGCTCCTTCCGGAGCTTGCGGATAAGTTTTCACGGTGATTACATCATCCAGATACACCTGCTTTTTGTAGCGAATATGATGATCCAGAAGCATCCAGGCATCATTTTCATATTCTGTTTTATGTTTTAAGAGATCCCAATGTTCTGCTGCTATTTCTTCCACCCAATGTACATACTGAACATTATTAACGTGATTATTCTGATCGATATGTTCTTCCGTTACTTTAATCTGTTTTTCATATACCAAACTCATCTCCTTGAAATATTTACTCAAATTTAAGATTTAAAATAAAAGATTTCTCATGAATCTTCATACAAAAACTGATATTTATTGTATAAAAAAACGGAACCAGACTAATCTGATTCCGTTTTGCAATTTTCAATAGATTGAAATTATTTCTTAGCTTTTACTGCTGCTGGTTTAGAAGCGGTTGCTGAAGCTCCTAATTTTGCTTTTACCTGTGCAGTAATATCTTCCCCTCCATCGGTATAGATAAGATTGGACCCACGTGCTGCAATATCAAATACATAGTTCAGACCTTTTTCTTTAGAAACTATAGAAATAGCATCTTTTACCTTTTGTTGTATCGGAGCAAACAAATCATTTTGTTTAGCAGAGATTTCCTTAGCTGCCTGTGCTCTTCCCTCCTCTATTTTCTTAGCCAGACTATCTAATTCTGTTTGCGCAACAACTAGTTCTTTAGTTACAGTATCTTTATTAGCATTCGTTAATGTCTTCTCTTTTTCCTGCGCTGTTTTCAACTTAGTTTGATACTCACTGATAATTTTATCAATTTCAGTCTGTTTAGCTTTAGTTAGATTATCAATAGCTTCCCCAGCTGTTTTCACCTCAGATAAACTACTAAAAATGTCATCAGTATTTATATTCCCAATCTTTTGTTGAGCATTTACAGTATTTGCAGTTAAAGTTAATCCTGCTGCAATAAAAAATAATTTAATTAGTTTCATTATAATATATACTTTTTTTGAAAAATTTACTTTTTTTCAGTGTCCAAATATAATATAATTTTTCATTTAAGATCATTCTGATTTTTTAGACTTCCTTAAAATACATAACCTATCAAAAACATCTTGAAACCATATAAAATATTCATTATAAAAAAGCCCTTTCAACATAAAGCCCTCCCCAAAAACTGAGGAGAGCTTCGAAAATATGTATAATGCAAAAAACTGAATTTTAATGGAACTGTGCTGTTTCTGTAGAATCCTTCATCGCTACGGTAGCAGAAGATCCGTTGGTAACAACATTCTGAACCTCATCAAAATATCCTGTCCCTACAAAAGACTGATGTTTTACCGCTCTGAATCCTTTTGATTGTAAAGCAAATTCACGCTCCTGAAGTTCTGAATATCCGGCCATCCCTCTTTCTTTATACGCTAAAGCCAATTCAAACATTGCCGTATTCAAAGCATGGAATCCTGCCAAGGTAATAAACTGGAATTTATAGCCCATTTTCGCTAACTCTTCGCGGAAGGTAGACATTTCCTCTACGCTCAGTTTAGCCGCCCAGTTGAATGAAGGGGAGCAGTTATAAGCAAGCATTTTTCCTGGAAACTGTGCATGAATTCCGT
Proteins encoded in this region:
- a CDS encoding UDP-2,3-diacylglucosamine diphosphatase; this translates as MLKTTINLEPGKKVYFASDQHFGAPTPKESKVREERFIRWMDQIKEDAQVLFLMGDLFDFWHEWKHVVPKGYVRVLGKIAELKDRGIHIYFFVGNHDLWMKDYLEEEIGCTVFYQKQYFEMGGKQFLLAHGDGLGPGDKGYKRMKKVFTNPIAQWFFKWLHPDIAMKVALYLSQKNKMISGEEDKAFLGEDKEFLIIYSKEKLKTEKIDYFVYGHRHLPMVLDLERNSKYINLGDWISYFTYGVFEKDFELKAFE
- a CDS encoding OmpH family outer membrane protein; its protein translation is MKLIKLFFIAAGLTLTANTVNAQQKIGNINTDDIFSSLSEVKTAGEAIDNLTKAKQTEIDKIISEYQTKLKTAQEKEKTLTNANKDTVTKELVVAQTELDSLAKKIEEGRAQAAKEISAKQNDLFAPIQQKVKDAISIVSKEKGLNYVFDIAARGSNLIYTDGGEDITAQVKAKLGASATASKPAAVKAKK
- a CDS encoding acyl-CoA thioesterase translates to MSKYFKEMSLVYEKQIKVTEEHIDQNNHVNNVQYVHWVEEIAAEHWDLLKHKTEYENDAWMLLDHHIRYKKQVYLDDVITVKTYPQAPEGAKQPRKVEFYCHDELVVDSSTLWILFDTETKKIKRLEGNWLEGLAGEIDENYI
- a CDS encoding 6-pyruvoyl trahydropterin synthase family protein; its protein translation is MIRITKIFTFETAHVLYNYDGKCKNMHGHSYKLFVTVKGKPINDIDNPKNGMVVDFGDIKSIVKSEIVDVWDHAVLLNALTPHKELGDDLEQKGHKVIYCSFQPTCENMLYAIAAKIKSRLPEGISLAYLKLHETENSYGEWFAEDNQ
- a CDS encoding DUF5715 family protein, with the protein product MRKFLCVVFVPFMYSLHYSQAAKKNLPCYDLTTVLKVEATPLYKPHLDASKSFGVHLLKDFKMVQKYIDKGKFHKIKKSGKGYQIQKLDYSKAYMVSKAKTTLENIGSKFSKATKGATFTVSSITRTLEDQCRLRRVNSNAALGISSHNYGNSFDISYVRFNNVLKNNPKMEAALEKVLKRYVDAGRIYYIKERQQSCYHITVRNY
- the aqpZ gene encoding aquaporin Z — translated: MKKLFAEFFGTFWLVFGGCGSAVFAAGVPDIGIGLLGVALAFGLTVLTMAYAVGHISGGHFNPAVSFGLLAGGRFSAKDLIPYIVAQCLGAIVAAGCLYTILNGAGAVDFSAPGAFATNFYGEAVYNGKAFSMGAAFLAEFLLTAFFLIVIMGATDKWTNGKFAGIAIGLALTLIHLISIPITNTSVNPARSLSQAVFTGGLAMSQLWLFWVAPILGGIVGGLIYKFLLQRDTAEVAD
- a CDS encoding acyltransferase, which produces MEPKNIFNIQTEQDFLDVSLKTFRYQYENVEIYRKFVDYLNINPDEVNNLSEIPFLPIEMFKNHQILDKNVTTDLFFQSSGTTQMNLSKHFIANTDLYEESIYKSFEQFIGKPEDFIFLGLLPSYLEKQNSSLIYMVDYLMKKSAKPENGYFLYNHSDLFNLLNRLQDKKVILFGVSFALLDFLDYCHSEHSKESLSILENLIVIETGGMKGRKEEMTKDELLKILQEGFKTDKIYSEYSMTELLSQAYSLGNNEYQCPNWMRIKIRNAEDPFSYEKEGRTGAINIIDLANTHSCSFIATQDLGKIIGDKFQVLGRIDHSDIRGCSLLVS